The genome window GACGGCAAGATTGAGGCTGCAAAGGCCGCCCCAAAGAAGAAAAAGATAGAAGGTTGCTAATTCGTAATTAGAAGACATCGATAGATCAAAAGAAGGGGGCCTTGCCCCCTTCTTTATTTTTGGTCTTTTAATTTATCAGGCGCCTTTTCCCTTATCCCCAAGGGATTTGAGTTCTTCTATGGCCTTTGTGTAGTTTTTTGTGCCGAAAATTGCGGATCCTGCAACAAATATTTCGGCACCGGCACGCGCTGCGTCAAATATGGTATCGCAGTTTATCCCGCCGTCTACCTCTATTGCGACCGAAAGACCCTTATCAGCCAACATCTGCCTCAATGCCTCGGTCTTCCTCAATGCCGATGGTATAAAACGCTGCCCGCCGAAGCCGGGGTTTACGCTCATGACTAGTATGAGGTCGAGTTCATCCAGACAGTATTCAAGGGTAGAGGGCGGCGTGGCTGGATTCAGCACGGCCCCGGCCTTGATCCCGAGGTCTTTTATCTTTTGGATGGTCCTGTGCAGGTGTGTACATGCCTCGACGTGTACAGTGATCCAGGATGCCCCTGCCTTTGCGAAGGCGTCTATGTATCTGTCTGGGGCCTCGATCATGAGGTGGACATCGAGCGGAAGTCCTGTGACGGGACGGATGGCCTCAACGACCATAGGCCCTATGGTCAGATTGGGGACGAAGCGGCCGTCCATTACGTCCACATGGATGGCGTCAGCTCCTGCCTCTTCTACGGCCCTTATCTCATCTCCTAGGCGGCTGAAGTCAGCGGACAGGATGGAAGGCGCGATCATGATTCCCATAGAGCATCTCCGTTAGATTTGGTCTTTACGAAGCGGCATTTCTTTAGTAAGAGCATTGATAATACCTTTATTTGAGGAAAATGAGAAGATGCGAGAGGCGGGTGTTATAGCCAGCAGAATGCTTGACTTCATGGGCAGGGCATCGTGGATAAGGAAGATGTTTGAGGAGGGTTCGAGACTGAAGGCAAGATACGGTACGGAAAATGTTTGTGATTTTACGCTTGGGAACCCCGATCTGAACCCACCCGATCGTTTCCGCGAGGCGCTTGAGAGCGTATCGAGGGATCGAATGCCTGGCGTACATGGTTATATGCCTAATGCTGGACTCTTTGATGTGCGAGAGAAGGTGGCTGCGTCTGTAGGCGAGGCCCATGGTGTTAGGCCCTCATCCGATGATGTCATCATGACCTGTGGTGCCGCAGGCGGGCTCAATATCATTTTTAAGGCCATGCTGGATCCTGGCGACGAGGTTATAACCCCAAGCCCATTTTTTGTCGAATATTACTTTTATGTCGACAATCATGGTGGCACGCTCGTGCCAGTGGATACAAAAAGGGATTTTTCCCTTGATATTTCGGCCATTGAGAAGGCTATCGGTCCAAAAACCAGGGCCGTGCTGATAAATTCCCCCAACAATCCGACAGGTGCGGTCTACGGCGAGGGTGAGATAGCGGCCTTGGCCGGGCTTTTAAAGGATGCAGGCGCCTCTTTTGACAGGACCATATTTCTCATCTCGGATGAACCATACCGGAGATTGACCTTTGACGGCGTTATTGCACCGCCCATCCTTAAATATTACGAGGCAGGTCTTGCAGTCACGTCTTTTTCTAAAGACCTCTCCATACCAGGAGAAAGGATCGGCTATGTCCTAGTCCATCCTCAAATGCCAGGGCGAGAGGTTGTCTTGGGGGCCTTGATCCTGGCAAACCGTATATTGGGTTTTGTAAATGCCCCGGCATTGATGCAGCGGGCCGTAGCCATGTGTCTGGAAGATACGGTGGATGTCGGGATATATGAAAGGCGCAGGGATCTTATGGCCAGTATACTTACCGAGGCAGGTTACGAGTATATTATGCCGAAAGGGGCGTTTTATTTCTTTCCTCGTTCACCCATTGAAGACGATTTAAGATTTGTTGATCTCTTGAAAAACGAGCTCATTTTGGCCGTACCTGGTTCGGGTTTTGGATGCCCTGGCCATTTTCGTTTGGCCTTTTGTGTTGATGACAGGGTGATTGAGCGCTCACGGAAGGGTTTTATGCAGGCCATGGAAAGGGCCTGGGCTTAACAAGGCGCTTCAAGCACAGCGGCGAAGAATAGATCAGGTCCATCCTCTTTGGGCTTGATTTCTAAAAAACCGGCTTTATCTGCCAGCATTTTTGCCCGGTCTGGCAGGCAGTTACGACATGTTATGAGTCTAAAATCAGGTCTTGTTTTCAAAAACGCCTCAATCACACCAGTCGTTTCGTCAGGTTCAGTGGTGCAGACGGCATAGACCAGCCTTCCTCCAGGCCTGACCCGCTCCGAGGCCTCTTTGAGTAGTTCAAGCTGCGTTCTCGAAAGGATCTGGATCAAGGCCTCGGTCCGGTTCCATTTTATGTCGGGGCGGCGCCTTATAACCCCAAAGCCAGAACATGGGGCGTCGATGAGAATGCGGTCATAGTTTTTTAAAAGCCCTTGTTTTGTCTGGACTATCTCGATGGACTTTAATTCCAGCCGATCCCTGACTTCAACAAGTCTTGCAAGCCTTTTTTTATTTGGATCAAATGCATGGATCAGCCCGACGTCTGATATGATGTCAGCTATGTGAATAGTCTTTCCGCCCGCGCCAGCGCAGAGATCAAGGATCCTTTCATTAGGCGTCGGATCAAGAAGCAGAGTGACGAGCTGGGCTGCCTCGTCCTGTACTAAAAAGAGGCCGTCATTCCAGCCCGGGAGTGTGGTGGGTGCACCACTGAAGCCATGTACCACCAATGCGTCAGGGCAATATCTGCCAGGTCTCGCCTCAAGCCCGGCTTTGCTCATAAGGGAAATGACCTCGCCTCGTCGGGCCCGGCGCCGGTTGACCCTGAGTGTCAAGGGGGCCCTTTGATTGTTCCAGAGGCATCGTATCTTTGTCTTATCAAGGCCGTATCTTCTGATCCATCTATTCAGCATCCACATGGGATGGGACGTCTCCAAGGACAGCCTTTTGATCGGATCAAGACCTCCAGCGTTGTAAACGGTCATGTCGCCGCCATTCCTTGCCTTTGTCAAACGCCTTAAGACGGCGTTTACCAGCCCTGCAGCCCTGTTGTCTTTTGTGGCCTTGATGGCCTCTACCGCCTCGTTTACCACTGCAAAGTCGGGGATTTTATCTAAAAAAAGTATTTGATATGCCCCTATGCGAAGATGTGACCTTGTTAAAGGGGAGAGGATGCAGCCGTTGTTTACTCTTGAATCTATGATCCAGTCAAGCAAAATAAGGTTTCTTACCGTTCCAAATATGAGTTCGTAAAAGAGTGCCCTGTCCCTTGGGTCTAGCGGCTCATGGTGTTTCAGGGTCTCTTCGGCCAGTTCGTTTAATGGTGGGCGATTTTTATAAAAATTTTCCCACCTTAGCAGGAACCTTGCTGCAAGCATCCTTACGGACGGAAGAGGCGGTCCAGCTGTCTTTTTAAGATGTGTCCTGTCAAGATCCAAGGACGATCCCATCTGTAATTTTTGTCCCCTTCAGGAATTCTTTGGCGCCGAGACGTCTTTTGCCAGCCAAAAAGAGTTCCTGTACAAGGAGCGAATCCCTGCCGGTGGCGATCAACAGGCCGTTTTCGCCGGACTCAAGCACCGTTCCTGGCGTGACAGTCGTATGCCTTTTTATTATTATGGGGCTGAAAAGTTTGAGTCTTTTCCCTCTGAAGATGGTATATGCCCCAGGCCGCGGATCAAGGGCCCTGATCAGGCAATGGAGCTCTTCGGCGGGTTTGGCCCAGTCGATCCATGCTATCCCCGACCCTAAAGGCGGCGCATAGCTTATCTCACTTTTCGGCTGGGGGAAAGGTGTGATCGCCCCTTCCTTGAGGCCTCGAATAGCCTTGAGGAGGAGCCTGGCGCCAAGTTCTGCAAGGCGCCTGTAGAGTCTGCCGTAGGTCTCGTCCTCCTCGATTGTTACTGCTTCGGCTAAGAGAATGGGGCCGGTGTCCATTCCTATGTCCATCTGCATAATGGTGACGCCGGTTTCCTTCTCGCCCTTTAAAATGGCCCATTGGATTGGCGCCGCCCCTCGAAATTTAGGCAAGAGCGAGCCATGGACATTGATTGACATGATGCTCGGGATGTCAAGGACCTGTTTTGGTAGTATCTGGCCGAATGCCGCAGTAACCAACAGATCGGGTGAGAGGTCTCTGAGGGCCTTGATAAATCTCGGATCATCCGCCTTTTCGGGCTGGATCACCGGGATCTCGGAGAGCAACGCCTCCTCCTTTACAGGGCTGGGAAGAGGTCTTTTGCCTCTTCCCCTGGGCCTGTCAGGCTGGGTCACTACCGCCGTTACCTCATCTTTGCTATCCAGAAGCGCCCTTAATGACGGCAAGGCAAAGTCAGGGGTGCCCATAAAGACGATTCGAAATATCTTGTCTCTGTCCATTGCCTTATTCCTTGGGCCTTGTTTTAGACCACTTTTTGCGGAACAGGGCCCTTTTTAAAGGGCTCAAACGATCAATGAAACAGACACCATTAAGGTGGTCGATTTCGTGTTGAATACACCTGGCCAGCAGACCGTCAGCCTCGAGCCTTATTTCCTTTTCATCCCTGTCATATCCTGTGACGAGTATCCTTTCCGCCCGCTTCACCTTTTCAGAATAATCCGGGAGGCTTAAACATCCCTCGACATCTGTAGCCTCTCCGTCAGCCTCTATTATTATCGGGTTTATCAACACAATAGGTTTCTTGGGTTGTTCCGGCTGGGTTATGTCGATAACGATGAGCTCTTTCAAGATCCCGACCTGATTGGCGGCAAGGCCGATACCCTTGGCCTCGTACATGGTCTTGAACATCTCGTCTATGATTGAGACGATATCGCCGTCTATCGACTTAACAGGAAGGGCTTTTTGCCTTAGAATCTCATGTGGATAGACAAGTATCTTCATAAATTATGAAAATAAGCCCTTGATGCAGGTTAATCAAGCATGAATATCATGAAACCGCACAAATCTATCGGTCTTGCAGGAGCCTTTATAGAAGAGGCTATTGAAGACGGTCTCTTCCCTGGCTGCACCCTTTCCATACGTTACGGAGGACTTGATC of Dissulfurimicrobium hydrothermale contains these proteins:
- the rpe gene encoding ribulose-phosphate 3-epimerase produces the protein MGIMIAPSILSADFSRLGDEIRAVEEAGADAIHVDVMDGRFVPNLTIGPMVVEAIRPVTGLPLDVHLMIEAPDRYIDAFAKAGASWITVHVEACTHLHRTIQKIKDLGIKAGAVLNPATPPSTLEYCLDELDLILVMSVNPGFGGQRFIPSALRKTEALRQMLADKGLSVAIEVDGGINCDTIFDAARAGAEIFVAGSAIFGTKNYTKAIEELKSLGDKGKGA
- a CDS encoding pyridoxal phosphate-dependent aminotransferase; translation: MREAGVIASRMLDFMGRASWIRKMFEEGSRLKARYGTENVCDFTLGNPDLNPPDRFREALESVSRDRMPGVHGYMPNAGLFDVREKVAASVGEAHGVRPSSDDVIMTCGAAGGLNIIFKAMLDPGDEVITPSPFFVEYYFYVDNHGGTLVPVDTKRDFSLDISAIEKAIGPKTRAVLINSPNNPTGAVYGEGEIAALAGLLKDAGASFDRTIFLISDEPYRRLTFDGVIAPPILKYYEAGLAVTSFSKDLSIPGERIGYVLVHPQMPGREVVLGALILANRILGFVNAPALMQRAVAMCLEDTVDVGIYERRRDLMASILTEAGYEYIMPKGAFYFFPRSPIEDDLRFVDLLKNELILAVPGSGFGCPGHFRLAFCVDDRVIERSRKGFMQAMERAWA
- the rsmB gene encoding 16S rRNA (cytosine(967)-C(5))-methyltransferase RsmB; translated protein: MGSSLDLDRTHLKKTAGPPLPSVRMLAARFLLRWENFYKNRPPLNELAEETLKHHEPLDPRDRALFYELIFGTVRNLILLDWIIDSRVNNGCILSPLTRSHLRIGAYQILFLDKIPDFAVVNEAVEAIKATKDNRAAGLVNAVLRRLTKARNGGDMTVYNAGGLDPIKRLSLETSHPMWMLNRWIRRYGLDKTKIRCLWNNQRAPLTLRVNRRRARRGEVISLMSKAGLEARPGRYCPDALVVHGFSGAPTTLPGWNDGLFLVQDEAAQLVTLLLDPTPNERILDLCAGAGGKTIHIADIISDVGLIHAFDPNKKRLARLVEVRDRLELKSIEIVQTKQGLLKNYDRILIDAPCSGFGVIRRRPDIKWNRTEALIQILSRTQLELLKEASERVRPGGRLVYAVCTTEPDETTGVIEAFLKTRPDFRLITCRNCLPDRAKMLADKAGFLEIKPKEDGPDLFFAAVLEAPC
- the fmt gene encoding methionyl-tRNA formyltransferase, whose protein sequence is MDRDKIFRIVFMGTPDFALPSLRALLDSKDEVTAVVTQPDRPRGRGKRPLPSPVKEEALLSEIPVIQPEKADDPRFIKALRDLSPDLLVTAAFGQILPKQVLDIPSIMSINVHGSLLPKFRGAAPIQWAILKGEKETGVTIMQMDIGMDTGPILLAEAVTIEEDETYGRLYRRLAELGARLLLKAIRGLKEGAITPFPQPKSEISYAPPLGSGIAWIDWAKPAEELHCLIRALDPRPGAYTIFRGKRLKLFSPIIIKRHTTVTPGTVLESGENGLLIATGRDSLLVQELFLAGKRRLGAKEFLKGTKITDGIVLGS
- the def gene encoding peptide deformylase, which encodes MKILVYPHEILRQKALPVKSIDGDIVSIIDEMFKTMYEAKGIGLAANQVGILKELIVIDITQPEQPKKPIVLINPIIIEADGEATDVEGCLSLPDYSEKVKRAERILVTGYDRDEKEIRLEADGLLARCIQHEIDHLNGVCFIDRLSPLKRALFRKKWSKTRPKE